From the Deinococcus radiophilus genome, one window contains:
- a CDS encoding peptidoglycan D,D-transpeptidase FtsI family protein, producing the protein MEIKMRNRARLMYLLAAFIFLSLTWGYAQLEWSMPKSLSRQVVQGRGDILAADGTVMARSVDGERQYPQGALGGQVVGMMGTQEGLEGIEHAYNPQLESGQDVTLTINPRIQAQAEAALARRIPESGGDSGSAIVLETRTGRILAAASYPPFDPNHWREHEPSDWRNRPLLDVYEPGSPVKGLTVAAALNEGVITPNTVFDTPMRRYVGDQESGSTIGDSVQHPAQLTTTEVLRYSSNVGISHIVEELPGTTLRDYLMSYGFGRRVDLGPVRTERGIVQSEDRWGPLVETNSGFGQGVSGTTLDLAAAFNVLANDGLYIPPKLVEGSTFGERREVLKNTEARQIKPMLQTALEGIRHAAGINGYSCAGKTGTAQLVEDGKYVKGQYNSTYAGFCQTHDPRITIAVMVHGAKVESGMFQGSQLAAPIFQELSASIISMWGLPPENIPEGYSVGVPSTVWETEENNAEANVADVAAEGEAAEETETSEEASPAPTTDAPTEEGAETQE; encoded by the coding sequence GTGGAAATTAAAATGCGTAACCGTGCCCGGCTGATGTATCTGCTGGCGGCCTTTATCTTCCTGAGCCTGACCTGGGGCTACGCCCAACTGGAATGGTCCATGCCAAAAAGCCTCTCGCGGCAAGTGGTGCAGGGCCGGGGTGACATCTTGGCCGCGGACGGCACCGTGATGGCCCGCTCGGTGGATGGTGAACGCCAGTATCCCCAGGGCGCACTGGGCGGCCAGGTGGTGGGCATGATGGGCACCCAGGAGGGCCTGGAAGGCATTGAGCACGCCTATAATCCGCAACTGGAAAGCGGGCAGGACGTGACTTTGACCATCAATCCGCGTATTCAGGCACAGGCGGAAGCAGCGCTGGCGCGGCGCATTCCTGAGTCCGGTGGCGATTCAGGCTCGGCCATCGTGCTGGAAACCCGCACCGGGCGTATCCTGGCCGCCGCCAGCTACCCGCCCTTTGACCCCAACCACTGGCGTGAGCATGAACCCAGCGACTGGCGCAACCGTCCCCTGCTGGATGTGTACGAGCCAGGCTCTCCGGTCAAGGGCCTGACGGTGGCGGCGGCGCTGAACGAGGGGGTCATTACTCCCAACACCGTATTCGATACCCCGATGCGGCGTTATGTGGGCGATCAGGAGTCCGGCAGCACCATCGGTGACTCGGTGCAGCATCCGGCGCAGCTGACCACCACCGAAGTGCTGCGCTACTCCAGCAACGTCGGCATCTCGCACATCGTGGAAGAGCTGCCAGGCACCACCCTACGCGATTATCTGATGTCTTACGGCTTTGGCCGCCGGGTGGACCTGGGGCCAGTGCGGACCGAGCGTGGCATCGTGCAGTCTGAAGACCGCTGGGGACCCCTAGTCGAAACCAACAGCGGCTTTGGGCAGGGTGTCAGCGGAACCACCCTGGACTTGGCGGCTGCCTTTAATGTGCTAGCCAACGACGGCCTGTACATTCCGCCCAAACTGGTTGAGGGCAGTACTTTTGGCGAGCGCCGTGAGGTGCTGAAAAATACCGAGGCTCGGCAGATCAAACCGATGCTTCAGACCGCACTGGAAGGTATCCGGCACGCGGCGGGGATCAACGGTTATAGCTGCGCGGGCAAGACCGGCACAGCCCAGCTGGTTGAGGACGGCAAATATGTCAAAGGCCAGTACAATTCCACCTACGCGGGCTTTTGCCAGACGCATGACCCCCGCATCACCATTGCCGTGATGGTCCACGGCGCCAAAGTGGAAAGTGGGATGTTTCAGGGTTCACAGCTGGCCGCACCGATCTTCCAGGAGTTGTCTGCCAGCATCATCTCCATGTGGGGGCTGCCGCCCGAGAACATTCCCGAAGGCTACTCGGTGGGCGTGCCCAGCACGGTCTGGGAAACCGAGGAAAATAACGCTGAGGCGAACGTGGCTGACGTTGCCGCAGAGGGCGAGGCCGCTGAAGAAACTGAAACGTCCGAGGAAGCCAGTCCTGCACCAACCACTGACGCTCCCACCGAGGAGGGCGCCGAAACCCAAGAGTAG
- a CDS encoding MraY family glycosyltransferase, translating into MDVLYQWLDSLGVAEPFGRGFLSVLLTFFTALAFTWAFIPHLLHFALDKGWADQPNERRLNVKPLPNAGGLAIFAGFIVSLVVAWLLRPIIIQDVVIQVLAILLGGSWLVLVGFIDDQFGLSPAVRLVVQTLAAALLMVNGLMIDFGSIPYLGIVPEGLNTPLSALVTWLWIVGLTNAVNLLDGVDGVVGGVAFVASMVLLVTAAQFPDRASAVILLAGLAGATLGYLRHNFNPSHIIMGDAGSTLLGFTLAAVSLLGTVKATASASVLLPLLVLALPIMDTTQVVVGRLARGIRNPLAHPDKTHIHHRVLQKTESPRKTALTLWAVALVFGLAGMAAQGVEMAPLLVTGVLIAVLLVWVAYTRVRAHRRELSTEERA; encoded by the coding sequence TTGGACGTTTTGTATCAATGGCTGGACTCGCTGGGTGTGGCCGAACCGTTTGGACGAGGCTTTCTCAGCGTCTTGCTCACCTTTTTCACTGCCCTGGCCTTCACCTGGGCTTTTATTCCGCACCTGCTGCACTTTGCACTGGACAAGGGCTGGGCTGATCAGCCCAACGAACGCCGCCTGAACGTCAAGCCCCTGCCCAATGCAGGGGGACTGGCCATCTTTGCGGGGTTCATTGTCAGTCTGGTGGTGGCGTGGCTGCTGCGGCCCATCATCATTCAGGATGTGGTGATTCAGGTCCTGGCCATCTTGCTCGGCGGGTCCTGGCTGGTTCTGGTCGGATTCATTGACGATCAATTCGGGTTGTCCCCAGCGGTCCGCTTGGTGGTTCAGACCCTGGCCGCTGCGCTGCTGATGGTCAATGGATTAATGATCGACTTTGGCTCCATCCCGTATCTGGGAATCGTGCCGGAAGGGCTGAATACTCCACTGAGTGCCCTGGTGACCTGGCTGTGGATTGTGGGACTGACCAATGCCGTGAACCTGCTAGACGGCGTAGATGGCGTGGTGGGCGGCGTGGCCTTCGTGGCCAGTATGGTATTGCTGGTGACGGCGGCGCAGTTTCCCGACCGGGCCTCGGCCGTCATTCTGCTGGCCGGGCTGGCCGGGGCCACACTGGGCTATTTGCGGCACAACTTCAACCCCAGTCACATCATCATGGGAGATGCAGGCAGCACATTGCTGGGCTTTACGCTGGCCGCAGTGAGCTTGCTGGGGACCGTCAAGGCCACGGCCTCGGCCAGTGTGCTGCTGCCACTGCTGGTGCTGGCCTTGCCGATCATGGATACCACTCAAGTGGTGGTGGGCCGTCTGGCACGTGGCATCCGCAATCCGCTGGCCCATCCCGACAAGACCCACATCCATCACCGCGTACTGCAGAAGACAGAAAGTCCCCGCAAGACTGCGCTGACACTCTGGGCCGTGGCACTGGTGTTTGGGCTGGCAGGCATGGCCGCGCAGGGCGTCGAAATGGCGCCGCTGCTGGTCACGGGCGTGTTGATCGCCGTGTTGCTGGTGTGGGTGGCCTACACCCGCGTGCGGGCACACCGCCGCGAGCTGAGCACGGAGGAACGAGCATGA
- a CDS encoding alpha/beta hydrolase family protein: MPSLLLALTLLLPAAAPAMLSTSMPVPARPPALAASPTAAATEEWHGWIRQGEREVPLGLTLRSDQPPVGTRQAELWLPDQGVRGQLAALTKSGDSDGLRVQLSRWPGQPTLTLKRTGQGRASILQGSFSQGAYRAPVTLWPGRVTLPARPQEPRPPLPYRTQEVTVLGQGAVPLRGTLTLPAGQGPFPAALLVSGSGPQDRDSTLHGHRPFLVLADHLTRQGYAVLRLDDRGTGGSGGDLYASRYRDLSGDLVQAVTFLRHHPAVRAGQVGLIGHSEGSSLAVMAAQQLQPAPAYLVLLTGPAVTGAELLDQQLRAQLNASGLNLTQIEARAALQRQALAGQALRPDHTDLSGSEVEQAWLHSRPFVQSPYLRDFVTYDPRPALRRNQVPTLALFGERDLQVPRAAGYLLMQKLLETQPGNLIRELPGLNHLLQPARSGLPSEYAQQSVTLDPAALHQISGWLNTALKR; this comes from the coding sequence ATGCCCAGTTTGCTTCTTGCTCTGACCCTGCTGCTGCCCGCAGCGGCCCCGGCCATGCTGTCCACCAGTATGCCGGTGCCAGCCCGTCCACCCGCATTGGCTGCCTCTCCAACTGCAGCAGCCACCGAGGAATGGCATGGCTGGATCAGACAGGGCGAGCGAGAAGTGCCGCTGGGTCTCACGCTGCGCTCTGATCAACCCCCCGTTGGCACCCGGCAAGCTGAACTGTGGCTCCCGGATCAGGGCGTACGTGGACAGTTGGCCGCCCTCACCAAATCTGGCGACTCGGATGGGCTGCGGGTGCAGCTGAGTCGCTGGCCTGGGCAACCGACCCTGACCCTCAAGCGCACAGGCCAGGGCCGCGCCAGCATCTTGCAGGGCAGTTTCAGCCAGGGAGCTTACCGCGCCCCTGTTACCCTATGGCCGGGCCGGGTCACGCTGCCAGCGCGGCCCCAGGAACCGCGCCCACCGCTGCCCTACCGCACGCAGGAGGTCACCGTGCTGGGGCAGGGGGCGGTGCCCCTGCGTGGCACGCTGACTTTGCCCGCAGGCCAGGGGCCTTTTCCCGCCGCGCTGCTGGTCAGTGGCAGTGGCCCGCAGGACCGCGACTCTACCCTGCACGGCCACCGCCCTTTTCTGGTGCTGGCCGATCACTTGACGCGCCAGGGCTACGCCGTGCTGCGGCTGGACGACCGGGGCACCGGCGGTTCGGGCGGCGACCTCTATGCCAGCCGCTACCGTGATCTGAGCGGTGATCTGGTGCAGGCCGTGACCTTCTTGCGGCATCATCCTGCGGTTCGCGCCGGGCAAGTGGGGTTGATCGGTCACTCCGAGGGCAGTTCACTGGCGGTCATGGCGGCGCAGCAGCTTCAGCCTGCGCCCGCCTACTTGGTGCTCCTCACTGGGCCAGCGGTGACAGGAGCCGAACTGCTGGACCAGCAATTGCGTGCCCAACTGAACGCCAGTGGACTGAACCTTACGCAGATCGAGGCAAGGGCCGCGTTGCAGCGCCAGGCCCTGGCCGGACAGGCCCTGCGCCCAGATCACACCGACCTGTCTGGCAGCGAGGTGGAGCAAGCTTGGCTTCACTCGCGCCCCTTCGTGCAGTCGCCGTATCTGCGTGACTTTGTGACCTATGATCCACGTCCGGCGCTGCGCCGGAACCAAGTTCCTACTCTGGCCCTGTTCGGGGAACGTGACCTGCAAGTGCCGCGGGCGGCTGGATACCTCCTCATGCAGAAGCTGCTGGAGACCCAGCCCGGCAACCTGATCCGCGAACTGCCCGGACTGAACCATTTACTACAACCGGCCCGCAGCGGCCTGCCGTCGGAATATGCTCAGCAATCAGTCACGCTGGACCCAGCCGCCCTGCATCAGATTTCAGGCTGGCTGAATACGGCGCTGAAGCGCTGA
- the mraZ gene encoding division/cell wall cluster transcriptional repressor MraZ gives MPFGEYPYNLDDKGRLVMPPSFREFVEDGLILTRGMEGCLYLFPLSAWRRIEEQLEGLPITDAPARSFVRFFYSGASKGRLDGQSRISVPGPLRQFAALDTQAVVVGAPGRLELWNPERWAEAIDQTFTESAPPNELLRSLVV, from the coding sequence GTGCCGTTTGGAGAATACCCTTACAATCTGGATGACAAGGGCCGGCTGGTCATGCCGCCCAGCTTCCGTGAATTTGTAGAAGACGGTCTGATCCTGACCCGCGGCATGGAGGGCTGCCTTTACCTGTTTCCGCTGTCAGCCTGGCGGCGGATTGAGGAACAACTTGAAGGTCTGCCTATTACCGACGCGCCCGCACGTTCCTTCGTCCGGTTCTTCTACTCAGGAGCTTCCAAAGGCCGCTTGGACGGTCAGTCACGTATTTCCGTGCCTGGGCCACTGCGCCAGTTCGCAGCTCTGGATACACAGGCCGTGGTGGTGGGCGCTCCGGGTCGCCTGGAACTCTGGAACCCGGAGCGCTGGGCCGAGGCGATTGACCAGACCTTCACTGAAAGCGCCCCACCGAACGAATTGCTCCGCTCGCTGGTGGTCTGA
- the wecB gene encoding non-hydrolyzing UDP-N-acetylglucosamine 2-epimerase, whose amino-acid sequence MTPTVKSPRIVLAFGTRPEATKMAPVYRALQRRDDLTPLILSTGQQREMLDSAMDVFGLQADLDLGVMTERQTLAGLTGRIVPQAGERLRELGADMVLVHGDTTTSFCVALSAFYEGIPVGHVEAGLRSFDLSAPFPEEANRRLTGVLSRLDFAPTAASRANLLREGKDPASIFVTGQTAVDAVREVAGRLPLRPEWQALRDAGRQLVTVTMHRRENLPHMREIADALATLAAEHSNHTFIYPVHLNPAVQEAVRPALQGVSNFILTEPLDYAEMAPLMAASSLLLTDSGGLQEEGAALGVPVAVLRDVTERPEGLDAGVLRLAGTDPQHILKLGRELLAGGEALEAMRRAPNPYGDGQAAGRIAQAVAWHFGLDERPADWLAAAATP is encoded by the coding sequence ATGACCCCTACCGTCAAGAGTCCAAGAATCGTCCTGGCGTTTGGCACCCGCCCCGAAGCGACCAAGATGGCTCCGGTGTACCGCGCCTTGCAGCGGCGCGATGACCTTACCCCGCTGATCCTCTCCACAGGGCAGCAGCGCGAGATGCTGGACAGCGCGATGGACGTGTTCGGCCTGCAGGCTGATCTGGACCTGGGAGTCATGACCGAGCGCCAGACCCTGGCTGGGCTGACCGGGCGCATCGTGCCGCAGGCTGGTGAGCGGTTGCGTGAGCTAGGCGCCGACATGGTCCTGGTCCACGGCGATACGACCACCAGTTTCTGCGTGGCCCTCAGCGCTTTTTACGAGGGCATTCCGGTAGGGCATGTAGAAGCCGGACTGCGTTCCTTCGACCTGTCAGCTCCCTTTCCAGAGGAGGCCAACCGCCGCCTGACCGGGGTGCTGTCCCGGCTGGACTTTGCGCCGACGGCCGCCAGTCGGGCCAACTTGCTGCGTGAGGGCAAAGACCCCGCCAGCATTTTCGTGACTGGGCAAACCGCGGTGGATGCCGTGCGTGAAGTGGCTGGACGCTTGCCACTACGCCCCGAGTGGCAGGCGCTCCGCGACGCTGGCCGCCAGCTGGTGACCGTGACCATGCACCGCCGCGAGAACTTGCCACATATGCGCGAGATAGCGGACGCACTGGCGACCCTGGCTGCCGAGCACTCAAATCACACTTTCATCTACCCGGTTCACTTGAATCCGGCGGTGCAGGAAGCGGTGCGGCCCGCGCTGCAAGGTGTTTCCAACTTCATCCTGACCGAACCGCTGGACTACGCCGAAATGGCCCCACTGATGGCGGCCAGTAGCTTGCTGCTGACCGATTCGGGGGGGTTGCAAGAGGAAGGTGCGGCATTGGGTGTGCCAGTCGCAGTCCTGCGTGACGTCACCGAGCGCCCTGAGGGGTTGGACGCGGGTGTCTTACGGTTGGCTGGAACCGACCCACAGCACATTCTGAAGCTGGGCCGCGAACTCTTGGCTGGCGGTGAGGCGCTGGAAGCCATGCGCCGCGCTCCTAATCCCTATGGCGATGGTCAGGCCGCTGGGCGGATTGCGCAGGCCGTGGCCTGGCACTTCGGCCTGGACGAGCGTCCCGCCGACTGGCTGGCTGCAGCCGCTACGCCATGA
- the rsmH gene encoding 16S rRNA (cytosine(1402)-N(4))-methyltransferase RsmH, with the protein MIQTPDLTHQPVLPQQVLDALQPAPGRLIVDGTLGGAGHTRMLLERGASVIGIDQDPYALNRVGAEGLSGLRTVQGNFRDMVSLLGRIGVTQVDGILLDIGVSSFQLDDAARGFSYHSEAALDMRMSQGGPSAADLVNDLEESELAALIFEYGEEKHSRRIARAIVAARNQAPIETTTQLADLVKRAYPGFVRGIHPARRTFQALRIAVNDELGALRDGLQAAETLLAPGGRLAVISFHSLEDRIVKRFLLSSQRLTPVTKRPITADDEELQGNPRSRSAKLRVAELEVEK; encoded by the coding sequence ATGATCCAAACCCCTGACCTGACCCATCAACCCGTACTGCCCCAGCAGGTGCTAGACGCGCTTCAGCCTGCACCGGGCCGACTGATTGTGGACGGTACCCTGGGCGGCGCAGGTCACACCCGCATGTTGCTTGAACGCGGCGCTTCAGTAATCGGCATCGATCAGGACCCGTACGCCCTGAACCGGGTGGGCGCCGAAGGACTGAGTGGTCTACGGACGGTACAGGGCAATTTCCGCGACATGGTGTCTTTGCTAGGCCGCATTGGCGTGACCCAGGTGGACGGCATCCTGTTAGATATCGGGGTCAGCTCATTTCAACTGGACGACGCGGCACGTGGATTTTCCTACCACTCCGAAGCAGCACTGGATATGCGAATGAGCCAGGGTGGTCCCAGCGCCGCCGATTTGGTCAATGATCTTGAAGAATCCGAGCTGGCCGCCCTGATCTTCGAATACGGCGAGGAAAAACATTCACGCCGAATTGCACGGGCCATCGTGGCCGCTCGCAACCAGGCTCCCATAGAGACGACCACCCAGCTGGCCGATCTGGTCAAGCGGGCCTATCCTGGATTCGTGCGCGGTATTCACCCAGCACGGCGGACCTTCCAAGCCCTACGGATTGCCGTGAACGATGAATTGGGCGCACTGCGTGATGGGCTGCAGGCTGCGGAAACCCTGCTTGCTCCGGGCGGGCGGTTGGCCGTGATTTCCTTTCACTCTCTGGAAGACCGCATCGTCAAACGATTCCTGCTGAGCAGTCAACGCCTGACCCCTGTGACCAAACGGCCCATCACTGCTGATGATGAAGAGCTGCAAGGCAATCCTCGTTCGCGTAGTGCCAAACTGCGGGTGGCTGAACTGGAGGTAGAGAAGTGA
- the leuS gene encoding leucine--tRNA ligase — translation MTRPEIQEPRPERYNPHAIEGQWQERWQQSGLYTFDPQAPGQKHYALTMFPYPSGNLHIGHWYATVAPDAHARWMRMRGYNVLFPMGFDSFGLPAENAAIKRGVNPRGWTYENIAHMRGQFGRMGSMIDWTRTFATSDPEYYRWNQWFFTQFFKRGLAYKKGGLVNWCPKDQTVLANEQVVGGACERCGTPVERRNLSQWYLRITDYADELLDFSDTDMPERVRLMQTNWIGKSVGAEVTFSTPAGPETVFTTRPDTLMGATFMVLAPEHAKVKELTTDAQREAVEAYIAAAGRKTDVERQQEGEKTGVFTGSFATHPISGDQLPIWVADYVLVTYGTGSIMAVPAHDERDFAFAKKFELPIQEVIRPEGGEALDVAGSEPYVGEGLIVNSGEFDGLPGGKESIANIVEQLEARGVARAKTTFRLRDWLVGRQRYWGTPIPIIHCEQCGPQPVPDDQLPVRLPDDVEFTPTGQSPLKLDTEWVKATCPNCSGPAERDTDTMDTFVDSSWYMYRYLSPDYGAGPYDPAQRGMMPVDLYTGGIEHAILHLLYSRFWTKVMRDMGLTDQSEPFKRVRNQGMVLAEDGEKMSKSRGNVVDPDDLVAEYGADTVRTYLMFIAPWELGGPWDPKGINGPAKWLSRIWTLYFGGQPDGPRENMTEADLRYAVHSTLKKIDSDFGRMSFNTIVAALMELTNVLVRAGRSDRYGTPAWEEALNMFTLMLAPVVPHIAEELWQGRGGAGSVHLQPWPQVDESAAVRDSVNIGVQVTGKMRGQIEIGKEASQDEALVAAQANPEIAKHLEGKDVVKVIYVPGRILNIVAK, via the coding sequence ATGACCAGACCCGAGATTCAAGAGCCGCGCCCGGAACGTTACAATCCCCATGCCATTGAGGGTCAGTGGCAGGAGCGCTGGCAGCAAAGCGGCCTGTACACCTTCGACCCGCAGGCCCCTGGCCAGAAGCACTACGCGCTGACCATGTTTCCCTATCCCAGCGGAAATCTGCACATCGGGCACTGGTACGCCACCGTCGCCCCCGACGCGCACGCCCGCTGGATGCGCATGCGCGGATACAATGTGCTGTTTCCGATGGGCTTCGATTCGTTCGGACTGCCCGCCGAGAACGCCGCCATCAAGCGCGGGGTCAATCCACGGGGCTGGACCTACGAGAACATCGCCCATATGCGGGGTCAGTTCGGGCGCATGGGCAGCATGATCGACTGGACCCGCACCTTTGCCACCTCCGACCCGGAGTACTACCGCTGGAACCAGTGGTTCTTCACGCAATTCTTCAAGCGAGGTCTGGCCTACAAGAAAGGTGGCCTGGTGAACTGGTGTCCCAAGGATCAGACGGTGCTGGCCAACGAGCAGGTGGTGGGCGGGGCCTGTGAGCGCTGCGGCACCCCGGTAGAGCGTCGCAACCTCAGCCAGTGGTACCTGAGAATCACCGACTATGCCGACGAATTGCTGGACTTCAGCGACACCGATATGCCGGAGCGGGTGCGACTGATGCAGACCAACTGGATCGGCAAGTCGGTGGGGGCCGAAGTGACCTTCAGTACTCCAGCAGGCCCGGAAACGGTCTTTACTACCCGGCCAGACACGCTGATGGGCGCGACTTTTATGGTGCTGGCCCCCGAACATGCCAAGGTGAAGGAATTGACCACCGACGCACAGCGTGAAGCGGTAGAGGCTTACATCGCTGCCGCTGGCCGCAAGACTGACGTGGAGCGCCAGCAGGAAGGCGAGAAAACCGGCGTGTTTACCGGCTCTTTCGCCACCCACCCTATCAGCGGCGATCAGTTGCCCATCTGGGTGGCGGACTACGTTCTGGTGACCTACGGTACCGGGTCCATCATGGCGGTGCCGGCCCACGATGAGCGTGATTTCGCCTTTGCGAAGAAATTTGAGCTGCCCATCCAGGAAGTGATTCGCCCTGAGGGCGGTGAAGCTCTGGATGTAGCTGGCAGTGAGCCGTACGTCGGCGAAGGCCTCATCGTGAACTCCGGTGAGTTTGATGGACTGCCCGGTGGTAAGGAAAGTATCGCCAACATCGTGGAACAACTGGAGGCGCGTGGTGTGGCCCGCGCCAAGACCACGTTCCGCCTGCGGGACTGGCTGGTGGGTCGCCAGCGCTACTGGGGCACCCCCATTCCCATCATCCACTGTGAGCAGTGTGGGCCGCAGCCGGTGCCAGATGATCAGCTGCCCGTGCGCCTGCCTGACGATGTAGAATTTACCCCCACCGGCCAGAGCCCGCTGAAGCTGGACACCGAGTGGGTCAAGGCCACTTGTCCGAACTGCAGCGGCCCCGCCGAGCGCGACACCGACACCATGGACACCTTCGTGGACAGTAGCTGGTACATGTACCGCTACCTCTCGCCGGACTACGGCGCGGGCCCCTATGACCCGGCTCAGCGGGGCATGATGCCGGTAGATCTCTACACCGGGGGCATCGAGCACGCCATTTTGCACCTGCTGTACAGCCGCTTCTGGACCAAGGTGATGCGTGACATGGGGCTGACGGACCAGAGCGAGCCGTTTAAGCGGGTTCGCAACCAGGGCATGGTGCTGGCCGAGGACGGCGAGAAAATGTCCAAATCACGCGGCAACGTCGTGGACCCCGATGATCTGGTCGCGGAGTACGGCGCCGACACGGTGCGGACATACCTGATGTTCATCGCGCCGTGGGAGCTGGGCGGTCCCTGGGACCCCAAAGGCATCAACGGTCCCGCCAAGTGGCTGAGCCGCATCTGGACCCTGTATTTCGGTGGGCAGCCGGATGGCCCCCGCGAGAACATGACCGAAGCCGACCTGAGATACGCGGTGCACTCCACGCTGAAAAAGATCGACAGCGACTTCGGGCGGATGAGCTTCAACACCATCGTGGCAGCGCTGATGGAACTGACCAACGTGCTGGTCCGCGCTGGACGCAGCGACCGATATGGCACGCCTGCTTGGGAAGAAGCTCTGAACATGTTCACCCTGATGCTGGCTCCCGTGGTACCGCACATCGCCGAGGAACTTTGGCAGGGGCGTGGCGGAGCAGGCAGTGTCCATCTTCAGCCCTGGCCGCAAGTGGACGAGTCAGCGGCGGTACGGGATAGCGTCAACATCGGCGTACAGGTCACGGGCAAGATGCGCGGCCAGATCGAGATTGGCAAGGAGGCCAGCCAGGATGAGGCCCTGGTCGCCGCGCAGGCCAACCCGGAAATTGCCAAGCACTTGGAGGGCAAGGACGTGGTCAAGGTGATCTACGTGCCGGGGCGGATTCTGAATATCGTGGCGAAATAA
- a CDS encoding diacylglycerol/lipid kinase family protein: protein MTSPPLAVVLNRRAGVGRAGHEWPRLRGELEALGVEYCLIDCDTPAEALTQARALPASWALATVGGDGTAASVLPEAIEGGRPLLVLPYGTGNDFAGTLGLRPGDFRSALRCLSRPPERVDALRVTYELDGTEQSAYVLNGLGMGFDAQLTAMLPLAPAWTRGAVRYVWAALGSLRAMQTNHCAVTLDGEPWASGPTMLCSVMNARTLGGGFQFNPDADLSDGQLNVVLAAAVHRREVPGLIARVRGGHHLTHPAVKYHPAQVAELRWDQPTYLHIDGEVRGQSRWLRAEVLSGAVTLLNQVG, encoded by the coding sequence ATGACCTCCCCGCCGCTGGCGGTGGTCCTCAACCGCCGGGCGGGAGTGGGTCGCGCTGGCCATGAGTGGCCCCGGCTGCGTGGTGAGCTGGAAGCCTTGGGGGTGGAATACTGCCTGATTGACTGTGATACTCCCGCAGAGGCGTTGACTCAGGCGCGGGCGCTTCCCGCCAGTTGGGCGCTGGCGACAGTGGGCGGGGACGGCACGGCGGCGTCTGTCCTTCCTGAAGCGATAGAGGGCGGACGGCCGCTGCTGGTGCTCCCCTACGGAACGGGCAATGACTTTGCCGGTACCTTGGGCCTACGCCCCGGCGATTTCCGATCCGCCCTGCGGTGCCTGTCTCGTCCACCGGAACGGGTCGATGCCCTGCGTGTGACCTATGAGCTGGACGGTACCGAGCAGAGCGCCTACGTCCTCAATGGCCTCGGTATGGGGTTTGACGCCCAGTTGACAGCAATGCTCCCACTCGCTCCGGCCTGGACACGGGGAGCAGTGCGCTATGTCTGGGCTGCACTTGGTAGTCTCCGCGCCATGCAGACCAACCACTGCGCGGTAACGCTAGACGGTGAACCATGGGCAAGTGGCCCGACCATGCTCTGCTCGGTCATGAATGCCCGTACCCTAGGCGGCGGCTTTCAGTTCAATCCGGATGCCGATCTCTCGGATGGCCAACTGAATGTCGTGCTGGCTGCAGCAGTGCATCGCCGTGAGGTGCCAGGGCTGATTGCCCGGGTGCGCGGCGGCCACCATCTGACGCATCCGGCAGTCAAGTATCACCCTGCCCAAGTGGCCGAGCTGCGCTGGGACCAGCCGACCTATCTGCACATAGACGGCGAAGTGCGGGGCCAGTCGCGCTGGCTGCGGGCAGAAGTGTTGTCGGGTGCAGTGACGCTGCTGAATCAGGTGGGCTGA